A region of Solanum dulcamara chromosome 7, daSolDulc1.2, whole genome shotgun sequence DNA encodes the following proteins:
- the LOC129894032 gene encoding protein JOKA2, which produces MAMESSIVIKVKYEETLRRFNACVINEKLDLNIGGLRDKIIHLFNFAHDAELTLTYIDEDGDVVTLVDDEDLQDVVRQDLNPLRISVRLNAAERSGRPSARSSGNSTPLRSPRVQPPFLNLNSRVSDVLKYIPEPLRESVMKVCSDMTTSASSSTPILAELVDALSEMGLSYYQNQASGPQPVKEAGSHSGVSNGNTMSVDGGKPNVKSGEPFPKKNGHLTALHGEDLTLKTTEPKPEVFNEPVDTSVKLISKSKTLEGDRTEAQSSSFKGSNAQTSLLNSVDKDKKYDVRNIYGKTVGFAYVQASPTPPEKPSDEQPSKGHPVAKPVDLGGSASSSKLKQGNWDSPNADSGGSSIKMPCVGFTPSRPVHMNTVNGNDSSNAGSSGSSMAMPYDGFRPAVNCLVPLISVNECPFSGVPTVNNPIPPQNFSFEVPLKRRHNHSDGTGTIFHKGVRCDGCGVHPITGPRFISKVKENYDLCSICFAEMGNDDDYISIDRPSTYPHPWSFKGLHDLHGRLRPRPPTVPQVSRGYGLKPGRPKLDSRFIQDVNILDGTIIAPLTRFTKIWRMKNNGNLVWPQGTQLVWIGGDKLSDRFSVELEITTAGLAVDQEVDVAVDFTAPEHPGRYISYWRLASSSGQKFGQRVWVLIQVDALLSLPKKGLVHEAFQGLNLNLPPASTGSSGSDIINVNSEPQNVLPEPKSSSTIDLVDSVAEVNQNKEQEAKFPINDSLLVGFGDKSSSPAASGSPISYPIIDLTEKAQVDSSMPPSTAVAMQAPLQDVRGNNEVEMSLLQELEEMGFKQVDLNKEILRKNEYDLEQSVDDLCGVAEWDPILEELEEMGFCNKEMNKKLLKKNNGSIKRVVMDLIAGEQ; this is translated from the exons ATGGCTATGGAGTCATCTATTGTGATCAAG GTCAAGTATGAAGAGACACTCAGGCGGTTCAATGCTTGTGTCATCAATGAGAAACTTGATCTTAACATTGGTGGATTGAGAGACAAGATTATTCATCTTTTCAATTTTGCTCATGATGCTGAACTCACACTAACATACATTGATGAGGATGGCGATGTAGTAACACTTGTTGATGATGAGGATCTGCAGGACGTTGTGAGGCAGGACCTGAATCCCTTGAGAATATCTGTGAGGTTGAATGCTGCTGAAAGAAGTGGCAGACCTTCAGCTAGATCTAGTGGAAATTCTACTCCCTTACGATCACCTCGGGTCCAGCCTCCATTCCTAAACTTGAATTCCCGTGTTTCGGATGTTCTCAAGTACATTCCAGAACCTCTGCGTGAATCTGTGATGAAGGTCTGTTCTGATATGACTACATCCGCCTCATCCTCTACTCCCATCCTTGCTGAGCTTGTTGATGCTCTGTCTGAGATGGGGCTATCTTACTACCAAAATCAGGCTTCAGGGCCTCAGCCTGTCAAAGAAGCTGGCTCCCATAGTGGAGTATCCAATGGAAATACTATGAGTGTTGATGGGGGAAAACCAAATGTTAAAAGTGGAGAGCCATTCCCAAAGAAGAATGGGCACCTCACAGCACTACATGGTGAGGACCTAACATTGAAGACTACAGAACCAAAACCTGAGGTCTTCAATGAACCTGTAGATACCTCGGTCAAGCTAATATCTAAATCCAAAACTTTGGAAGGTGATCGAACCGAAGCTCAGTCGTCATCATTCAAAGGTTCTAATGCTCAGACATCACTGCTAAACAGCGTCGACAAGGATAAGAAATATGATGTTCGTAATATTTATGGAAAGACTGTTGGCTTTGCCTATGTGCAGGCCTCACCTACTCCACCAGAAAAGCCTTCTGATGAGCAGCCAAGCAAGGGCCATCCAGTAGCTAAGCCGGTTGATTTGGGTGGCTCTGCAAGTTCCAGTAAACTGAAACAAGGCAACTGGGATTCTCCTAATGCAGATTCCGGTGGCAGTTCAATCAAGATGCCTTGTGTTGGCTTCACTCCTTCACGTCCAGTTCATATGAACACTGTGAATGGAAATGATTCTTCTAATGCAGGTTCCAGTGGCAGTTCAATGGCGATGCCGTATGATGGCTTCAGACCTGCTGTCAATTGTCTAGTTCCACTGATTTCTGTGAATGAGTGTCCATTTTCTGGGGTGCCAACAGTAAATAACCCTATCCCACCTCAGAACTTCTCTTTTGAGGTCCCACTTAAAAGGAGACATAATCACAGTGATGGGACTGGGACTATTTTCCATAAAGGTGTTCGCTGTGATGGTTGTGGGGTTCATCCGATAACTGGCCCTAGGTTCATATCTAAAGT GAAGGAGAACTATGATCTCTGCAGCATATGTTTTGCTGAAATGGGAAATGATGATGATTACATCAGTATTGATCGTCCTTCAACTTACCCGCATCCCTGGTCTTTCAAGGGCTTACATGATCTG CATGGCAGGTTGCGTCCTCGTCCCCCAACTGTCCCACAAGTCTCTCGAGGCTATGGGTTGAAACCAGGTCGGCCAAAGCTGGACAGCCGCTTCATACAGGATGTCAATATCCTGGATGGAACCATCATTGCCCCCTTGACTCGATTTACCAAGATCTGGAGAATGAAGAACAATGGTAATCTCGTCTGGCCTCAAGGAACTCAACTTGTTTGGATTGGGGGAGATAAATTAAGTGATAGATTCTCTGTTGAATTAGAG ATAACTACAGCTGGCCTGGCTGTTGACCAGGAGGTTGATGTGGCAGTTGATTTTACTGCTCCTGAGCATCCTGGTAGGTACATATCCTACTGGAGGTTGGCTTCGTCTTCAGGGCAGAAATTTGGCCAGCGTGTATGGGTGCTTATCCAG GTCGATGCTCTATTAAGCCTGCCAAAAAAGGGGCTGGTCCATGAAGCTTTTCAGGGGTTAAACTTGAATTTACCTCCTGCCAGCACTGGTTCGTCTGGATCTGATATTATAAATGTGAATTCAGAACCTCAGAATGTCCTTCCTGAGCCTAAGAGCTCCAGCACAATTGACTTGGTTGATTCAGTGGctgaagtaaaccaaaacaagGAGCAGGAGGCCAAGTTTCCTATTAATGATAGCTTGTTGGTTGGTTTTGGTGACAAGTCAAGTTCTCCAGCTGCTTCTGGTTCACCAATTTCATATCCAATTATTGATTTAACTGAGAAAGCACAAGTGGATTCTTCCATGCCACCATCAACGGCTGTAGCTATGCAGGCACCGCTCCAGGATGTCAGAGGAAATAACGAAGTTGAGATGTCCCTCCTCCAGGAGCTGGAGGAAATGGGTTTCAAGCAGGTAGATCTGAACAAAGAGATCTTGAGGAAGAATGAGTATGATTTGGAGCAgtcagttgatgatctctgtgGTGTTGCTGAGTGGGATCCTATCCTCGAAGAGCTGGAGGAGATG GGTTTCTGCAACAAGGAAATGAACAAGAAGTTGCTTAAGAAGAACAATGGAAGCATCAAGCGTGTTGTCATGGATCTTATTGCTGGAGAGCAGTAG
- the LOC129893818 gene encoding uncharacterized protein LOC129893818 encodes MKKKQEPHQDEQHDVEILKAVAQAWHGHSSSRRTTAEFDAHRHNFKNKPSRFKLEAMNKATSKEYDGTGSWDFSQSLWDSYEILNVSKKLETGLMLDHPLDGPIRVGHKRKESKNSLRNLLNRVSSRRYNNEAD; translated from the coding sequence ATGAAGAAAAAACAGGAGCCTCATCAAGATGAACAACATGATGTTGAAATCCTCAAGGCTGTGGCACAAGCCTGGCATGGCCACTCCAGCAGCCGTAGAACCACTGCTGAATTCGACGCCCACCGCCATAATTTCAAGAATAAGCCATCAAGATTCAAGCTTGAAGCTATGAACAAGGCAACCTCCAAAGAATATGATGGCACAGGAAGCTGGGATTTCAGCCAGTCTCTTTGGGATTCTTATGAGATACTCAATGTGTCCAAAAAGTTAGAAACTGGGCTAATGCTAGACCATCCATTGGATGGGCCAATCCGAGTTGGGCATAAGCGGAAAGAGAGTAAGAATAGCTTAAGAAATTTGCTCAATAGGGTGTCTTCAAGAAGATATAATAATGAAGCTGATTGA